TGGAATGCGCTTCTAATATACATCTCGGTGGCTCAAGATCCGAATCTGGAACACGATAATTCAGCAACTGCTGCATTCTAGACGTGAAAGTTTCATCTAACACCTGCGTTTCAGTTTTCTCGTGAATATGCCAGTTTTCATGTAAAGAACATATTACAACGTCAAAACGGTGGAAATTACCTGGAGGGCAATTCGCAGTCCCTTATACCAGGACCTGTTTTCTTTGTTATTCTCCAAACAATTCAGTACCTCCTGTGATGCCCAAAGGGAGAAATATTAGTAAAACCATATTAATATGAGGGAGTTCAAAACCTAATCCAGAGGGTTATTGCCTTAACCTGTCCCATCTTATCCCAGAAACCTCGGCAAACTGCTAGAAATACGCTGTTTTCCAGTATTGAGTGGAGGTTCTCTATCGTTTTTATCACTAAATCCTGCAGAGGCTGCACTCTGTTTTGTACATCTGACTCAGCAGAAGTCTCTTCAAAGtcttgaattattttcttccaCTTTGTTGAACTTTGCAGTCTCGTCTGAAAATCAACACAGAAAGGTGAAACACTCATAGTGCATAGAGTACACATTGAGATACTCCAGTAATTATTCAAAGGAAGCCCAAAAGAATCTCTCTTTGCCGTGTTATCAATGATCTAAGCATACACCTATAAATCCAAGCCCGGAAGAAAATTGACTTTCCACCCTACAGATTGATTTTGACACACCTCTTGTAACAGCACAGTTTTATGTGCAGCACTCAAAAGGAGAACCAAAATCAACTTTTGGATTGTGGAAATGGGGATAAAGCATGAAGGGATTTCTGTCAAAATTTGGAACTGCTTTAGTGTTCTCAGCATTCTAAAATAAAAGATGACTGCCTTGTGATGCTAGAATGACAtccaaaatattatattcactgaGATAAGCTAAATATTAGGAGACTTCTTCGGCAAGATGAAGATTGAGTCACAACATCCAGACCACCAATTAAAGCAACTGACATTAACACTCACTAGATGCTTTCCATCTCATTTCGTTTATCAAATAAGACATCATAAACTTTGCTGCCCTATATGACTATATCTACCATTTCTTGAATGCTTTATGTGCCTACTTCTCAGTATACATTCTTATCCTGTATAATGAAATCCATCTTGATATATAATCGCATAAGAATTTATAAGGAGCTGTTCGGTAAGTTTCGTTAGCGCTACTTACATTCTCCACTAGCTTCTCAAGAACTGCTTGGATGTAGTTTCTGAATTTGGTTCTGAGCATAATTGTTACTTCAGTAAGACGCTCTCCTGGAACAGCACTTCCAGCATCATCGATGCAAGTACTCCATGACTTCAGCTGGACCTCGACCTTGGGAAGCAGCACATCAAGCATTCTTCTCATGGAATTCAAAACAACTCCCAGCTGataatttaaatgaaaaataaaaataaatgagaAACCATCATATCTGCAATTAGTCtatcaaaagaacaaaacatTCTTCCTCACATCAACTCACCTCTGCAGGTGCCGTATAAAAGCTGTCAGATCTCTTAGCGAATTTCTGAACATATTTAAGGCCCAGATTTGTAAGATTGTCCTTCAACGGCGACAAAACATCAGCATATTGTTTCTCCAGGGCCTCCACTACAGCATTTTGAACATCTGCCATCACCTGCAtgcaaaacccaaaaaaatcaaatgaattaaaaaaaaacaaaaactcaCAAATAAAGCTCTTGATGAAATATTAGCAGCGTTAATTTGGTGAAAATTTTCCCAGACTCCTGATGCTATTCATCATCGAGTAATGTACATGGCCAGCATCACTAGTAGCATACTAGCATGTTGCCTCGCCACCCCTACCCCCCCTCTTtcccattttttttttctggggGCGGGGGGAAACCGTTTAACTACCTAATATCAACCACAAATCTCTAAAAATATGAACTTCTTGTTAACGTTGTATAATACTTACAATTGTATTACTTAGAAAATTCCACAACTGCATGTGCAGTCAATGCATGCAAATAGAGGAAGATGACAAAGGTGGACTTACACTCTCCAAGACTGCAGCATATTCTGGCCAACGATGAACAATAATTTCATATTCGTTCAATGTCTGCCTCAACTGATCATATATTTCATCAATGGAAGGACATGTCAGCTGTTGAGCCTTGTGATCAGAGCATTTCATCTGCAACCATAGAGGCACACAAATGATAAATCAATCAATACATGAgactcttttttttaattattattatcgtTGATTCTAGGATTTTTTGCTACTTAACAGTACCACCTTTTacattcttttatttttttaacctTCTTAAATCTACAAACGTTTCGAAATCACCAGATTCACCAGAAGTTAACACTCTTCGTCCATTTTTCCATCATTTTGCATTCACTAATTGATTTCTCCTTCCCCCCTTTTATACCTCCTCTTCCACGATTCTATCTCCTCCTTCAATTTTCTTCCCTAATTCCAAATGATTCAATGAAGACTCTAATTAAGTTAATTTAGGTGATTGGTTTAATTTGCAGTTTTTTCCTACTTAAAGTTCATCTAAGCGTCATAAAACTAGTAAAGAGGTAAGAGTTCTTTAACTTGAAACCCACATTTGTATCTTTATTTCCTGTTAACTAGAATGAATGAGAAATCTGGATTGATTTTCCCTAGCccaaaatcaattaattaatcatctgtggtaattttattttatttaacaagGTGGTAAGTATCAAAACGTGGTATAGAAAAGGTGGAAGGTACCCAAGAAAATTATATGTTTAAGGCATTTTAACAAAAGAATGTCCATTGCTTCCTACTCCCCAATATGCATGTTAACGAATGACCTGTAAAAGTTGTTGAGCTTCCCCTAAAACACCCCCTGGCCCCATCCAAGTATTAGAGAATGGTAAAGAATAAAGAGAAATGCGTACTGAAGAACCTATATCAGATGGCAGTATGGCACTATTATGTCAATAATCATCAACTCTGCTCAAATAACAGTACAGTAACAAGAGATATTCATGAATCTTTGTCAAGGATTTTAATAAGAAAACCTAAGTCCAGTATAGGCTATTGAAAATCATCTACGAAGTAAAGGTGATTAATTTATACCATGCTTGTCTTGCAGAAATCAAGTAAAGCTACATGCTTCTCCTTTATCCAGTTGCTTATATAGGAGCCGAACAACTCCTTTGCATTAACTCCACCTTTGACGGTGCTGAAAAAGGTAAGCACGTTAACAATTTTTTTGAAATGCAACGAATATCATCCATAATATTAGAAAGGGCAAATGTCTTACTTAATGTTCCACAGAGCAAGATCTCTTTCAAAGTCAGCTACGGTTATAACAAGTTCTGTAACAGGAGGCAGGGGTCCAGCTGGAGGGCATGCCTTAAGAAACGTACATAGCCTGGTGGAGAGCTCAGCACTATATATCGACGAAGTAAGGTTTGGAAGGTCTAAGAAACTGCCACAATAAGGAGACAGTGAGAGAAGGAGAAACACAGCACAGGGACGATCAAGTAAACTGAATCACCACTTGGATGACTATTAGTTTGCAACGCAGAAAAATAGCAAAAACTAACAGCTAACAATCAGAAGAACATTTCCAAGTAGGGGTTATCTGGGAATATAGGCATAAAACACCATTGATGCATTCAAAAGACATTCAGGATATCACGACCTAGGAGGACACTTGGGTGGTATTTCATTATGAAAGTTGTGATACCTGGGAAgaatgttttgattgttgatcTCTATGTCTGTACGAACTTCATTTTTCACGATCAGACAAAGAGATTTCATCTTTTGATACGCCGATGTAGATGCCACATTGTCCATTTTGGCAGCCTCATTGCTGAAGACAAACTCATCTATTTCTCCTAAATGTCTTCTTGACCTTATCTTTGAAGCAACCTGGGATGACTCGACAGTTAATTTTTTTCAGAAGGAATTAAATAGAATTACATAAACCAACAAGAATAAACCCATTTATTACACCTGAAAGAATTTGCAAAATTTCAATCTTGCTTCAGGAGACAGCATATCATGCTGAAGGCCATAAAGTTTGATAGCCGGGGCAATAGCAGGAGCAACAACTCCAGTCGCTGTCGTAGAAACAGAAGCCAACCCTGAGAGCGATGTTTCATCTAACGACTTGTAGTTTTTGAAAACCAGAGCAAGAACGTCCTCAATTTTGTCAGACAAGACACCGAGGATGCGTTTCTGTTCAATAATTTAAACATTAAGGATCAGTTGCAAATATCTTCTAGCGAACAGACGTAACAAAATAGTAACAGAACCATGAAGTTACATGTGAGAAAAGCAAAGTACATCTCAAGAGGCTTGTGATAAAACCATTTACACAAGCTAACAAACTCAAAAATATATTCATCACATGCATGTTTAAGATGAGTTTCCAAAATCACAGGGAACATAGGACAGTCAATTCCCTTTGTGTATATAACTTTTCAGTTTCCCTTCAAAGTTCAAACAGTAACGACTACATAATCCATATACGAAGTACATTACAAAGAAAGAAATCTCCTCCTTAAAAGAATTACCTTTGTGAAAAGTCCCTCACATGTGTAatcctttcaacaaaagggACAGTCAAAAGCTGACTTTTTTTTACAGCGCCTACTTCTTGAGCAACTAAACCATGCCATTATTTGGTTTACAAAACATTGaagaagcaaaagcaaaagttcAGAGCAATAAGAAGATTTTATCAGATGTGGCATTTAACTGGATTCAGTTAAACAAACTTTTCATTTTATAAAAGCATTTCATGTTATAAAAGCAAATTTCCCAGGTCATATTTCtaatttcttcatttttttgtCTAGGAAAGCACATTTAGCAAGCATGAATATCCACATACTGGCATTAAAAAAACCCATCTATATTTTGGATGATGCTATCAGAAATAACCATACTAACCTCTTGGTGACTCAAAGTATTTTCTTTGGCGATCACAGGAGACAGCAAATCATGAATCAAAAGCAAACAATCTGCAGTTGGTGTAGCAACATCCATAACATATGATAGATATCTGCATAACAATAGATAGGTTGGGATGCTTTTGGAAAGATCAGAAAATCACTTAACACAAAGGCATGGAAACACACAGTTAATGAGAACTCATACCTCAACTTAGTATAAGCATCTGAAACACCATAGAAAGACGCAAATTCAGTTACAAGCCACTTCCACTGACTGTGCAACAACAAGTTCCTTTGCTGAAAATTTTGAGCTTTCATTGCAGTCTCCAACACAAGATCATATGCAACAGTTTCTGCAACAATACCACACTAGGAACACCAACCGGAAAAAAGGAAGAAATTAGTTATGCAACAAAAATAATTCCAATAACATGAATACAACAATAGTCTAAATTAAATCCTGCCAACACGGGTCTAGATCCAGATGTTCACGCACCTTAGCCGTAGTGCCTTACCCTACCTAAAACATCACAAAGTTCAAGAACTGTCTGATATTGTTTCTGAATGACCCCTATCGCATGAGATAGAGGAAGCATATAAGTACTATCATTGATAGGCCTACAAAATTGATAGCCACGTACACTAGATTACAACAGATACAGGATGACCCAGTGGCGTATCCAAGATCTTAAAATAGGgtatacattttttttatgatATTACATACCATACGTACTCTATAGTTTACATACTacgtataaaataaaataaattacataTAAAATgacaaacgtaaagaacatcATATTGtatataaaacaaaaataagaaaaacggTGTTGCTATGGGATCGAATCTGCGACCTATTGAAAAGTAGAAAATAGTTATAACCACTAAGATGCAATTGCAGTTGTGTATCTTTTATGGGTGAaatattacttatattattaaCGATTTTGTATTTTCAGCACATttattaggtttttttttttggggaggAAGGGTAGACATTTGTCTACCCAAAGTGCAACATGGATCCGCCCCTGCCCCTACCTTCTCTCTTATCACCCTACTCTTGATCTTAAATCTTCTGGTATAATTGCACATCCAATAAAGTATCCTCCGCTCTGTAACCATTACCTTACAAGCTTGAAATCACTTCATTGGCCAACAATTGGCTTCATAGAGGATAACCGGCCAAATCACCACTTGATAGAATTTCCCTTTCCAAATAACATTGGCCAACGGCATAGCTTTAGCCTAAAATGATCTTTCAAAAAGTGAAGCAATTCTTGAACGTTTCTTCAATTGATTCAGTATGGAAATTCTAAAAACTGGATATGATTGAAGTATTGAACTGAATAACGGAATTCTTGAAGTTCATTGGGCTCTCACCCAAATACCCAATACATATTAACTGAGAGTCTGAGACAATATTAATCAACAGCCACAGCTTTCAGCAAAGAGCTTTCCCCAGACCACTTATCAAACATCATTAagttcaccaccaccaccgccaacaacaacaacaaagccttagtcccaaaatgatttggggtcggctaacatgaatcgtcataggagatcgtcattgtgacCAATCAATCATTAAGTTCACCAACTACGTCATTGTGACCAATCAATCATTAAGTTCACCAACTACACTATTTTAGCTTAAACAAGTTTTTAATATGTGGAATATTTAACTAAAAGGTATTGATGTAAATACTTTCTGCGCGAGGATAGCAGGCAATACTAAGCGAAAACTTATAGAAGAGTGATAATATCAAAATTAAATCTCCCTCACTACTCCCATTAAATCAACGGGTTGAGAAATTTACACATACGCATGTGTACCTGCATACATGCACTCGTAGAGACTAGAGAGGATATAAACGAAAATGATATctggaaaagaaaaagaaaaaaagaagatttaaattgatagtaaaaagtCCGGAATACCTTCAGATGGCTATTATCATCCTGACTTGTTGAATAATTGATACATAATTGTACTTTGCCAATAGGTTCATGGTCAGGCTCGTGATATATTGGCCACCATCGGCTCTTGTCATTCTGCAGCATCCATTCCATAAGAAAAGCACCGATACATTTTCCTGATATAACTAAAAAATACAGGACTCTGTTGTATGCTTACATCGGCATCCACAACTGATGCAACTTGAGCTACAACACATCCACAATGATTGCCTCTCGAGTCCAGAACCATTATATTGAGATCATCACTAAGGCTATCCGGAAAGCTGCGCTGACAGTATCGATAAGATCAAAACATCTTTGAACTCAAAGAAGAATTACATTAGCAATTAAGTATGCTTACAAAATATGTGTTTCACCAGAGCCCGGTTGCATTCGCACTGCATCTTTATCAGAAGAGCTTTTCAATCGCACCAAACAAAAATATGTTTCTGGCAATCATCAAATAAATCAAGTTTAGAGTCATGAAACATCATAGTGGCACATTTCTTACAGTTTATAAATTAACTACATTTCTTATGTACCCTACAAGTATACAAATTGATTAAGGCTCTATTCTCCTCACCTTATTTTTActtatattaagtctaataagtttGTAATTTCAATACTTCATATAGTATAAGTTCAGGtctaataagttcatataagttcaaaAAACACAAGTTCATGGCTAACATAAGAGAGACCAGACTTTGTCATGCTTGCAGCAGGCTACATAAGATTAGTAGAGGACTACAACAATTACTCAAAGAAGGTCTTCAAAGGTGGGGGATCAAGGGCTGCTGCAACGTCTACCTCTTGGTCTTGTCCACCTCACGGAGTCGTTAAAATAAATACAGATGCTCATGTAGTCGAAGGTAGCAAGGCTGGGTTGGGTGTGGTAGTGCGAGATGAGAATGGTACAATGTTGGTGGCTGCAACTAAGAGGATTGAACTTACAACTCCAGAGGTAACCGAGGCTTTGGCGGTACGGTATGGATTACATATTGCAAGAAGGTTTGGATACAAGCATATTTGGGTGGAATGTGATGCCGTGAACGTAGTCCAAGCGGTGCGAGGCACATCAAAAGGATACTCCCCCATTCACTTAATCTACGAAGACATCAAGAAGGATAGTTTATGGTTTGATAATTTTGATATCTCTCATGTTAGACGGGCTTGTAATACAGTAGCTCACTTGGTAGCAAGGTGGGATACTAGTAGTAACAATGAGCATATTGGTATGTTCCCTCAAAGTCTCACGACGTTGGCGGAAATTGACTTGATTTAATAAAATGCCCGCTCTacttttccctcaaaaaaaaaaaaattcagataATTTTGTGGTGTGGCTAATACGTTCATATAGGTTAAGTATAGTGCTAAAAATGTacatataagataagttcatgaTTAATTTCAGCACTCTATACCCCCAcctattttcatttatttcaggTCTAAAAGGTTCAAAAGTtcatataagataagttcaaagGCTAATAGGTTCAAATAAGTTATAGGATAAGTGAAACTCAGGTGAAGAGAATACTATCTAAATTGTCCCATTTAACTTTAATGAAAGAAAACACCATAAGATAAGTGAAACTCGGATGAAGAGAACCCTGCCTAAATTGCCACAGTTAACTTTAATGAAAGAAAACACCATAATTCTGTAATACCCAACTAATCCTTACATTCCATATGCATTATCTACTCGACTCGACTCTGTTCTGtttaccttatttccacttatttcacaaataataatttcgggaaaaataagggttaccCAAGTTCAATGGCCTACTCGGGAAAAATGGCCAATACGTTCGTCAGAAACTTAGATTTCTTCTTTTTAACTGTTTCTATTTTCCATGACAAGGAACTTAGATACCTTTGTTAGTTGATCTTTGATATTTGTACTGGTGTTAAGAATTAAGAGAAAAAAGAAGTGTAGTACAAGGATATaattaacggatttttcatgaaatgaccccgaggtttgcgttaatgcaccaaatacccctaatgtttcccgaatgcaccaaataccccttacgttttaaaaaataacacaaaatgcccataaggctaacggacgttaagtctccgttagcaTATGTTTACCCTTTTACCCTTAGTCAACAATTTTATCTATTAATTATAACATTAACccttgattaaattaattaaccccttaaaaatcaattaactactctattatctaaaaaaatcaattaacccCAAATGCTTTTGGATTCTCCACTGCTGCTCTGCTTCAATTCTTCACGTAAATCCCAAAAATAAATCAACCCCAAAATTCACCATCACCCCAAAATTCACCATCACCTTTATCTTCTTCTTAAAACCAACGAACCCCAAAAATCAATTAACCCCAAAATTCAccatcatcttcatcttcttcttaaAATCAATGATCCCCAATAATCAATTAACCCCAAAATTCAccatcatcttcatcttcttcttaaGATCAACGAATCCCAAAAATCAATTAACCCCAAAATTCACCATCACCAACATCTTCATCTGGGTATTTAGGCAACTGTAATGCCTTCTTTGACCTCCAGCTTTCTAGGGTCTATTGTTGTTCAGACGATTTTTTAGGGATAGCGGTGGTAGAGGCAGCGGCGACAGGAGGGTGGGTGGTGGGTTTGGAGGAGGTGATGCGATGGTTTTGTCGGTGGATTGGACGGCGGAGATGTGGCGGGGTTtgagagggaggagagagaaattggtggattttgtggtggtggtggtggacggtGAGAAGGAAagacgggggggggggggtttaaTGTTTCAGAGGAGGGAGGTGGGCTTTTATAAGGAAGGGGGTAGTTGGACAAaggagaagaagtagaagagagagagaaaataactgATCGAGAGACTGCCATGGGGGAGAGAGGGGCTTGGGGTGGTTGTGGATTTGGTGGTACTGGGTGGTGGTTTTGGTGGCTCGGCTTCTTAGGATTTCACTTGTGATGTGATTACGATGATATGATGGCGAGGAagagaaaataattttttttgtggagGATTGAGATGGCAGAGAAGCCATAGAAACCATAGAAGGAGAAGAAAGGAAAGAGATTTGAGAGACTGCCATGGAGAAAGAGAGATgagcaaagtaaataaaaaaaaaggaaaataatacaTAATTAGAGGCTATGTTAACGGAAAAgttaacggaatggacggaaaatgctcattaagggcattttgtgttattttttaaaacgtaaggggtatttggtgcattcgggaaacattaggggtatttggtgcattaacgcaaacctcggggtcatttcatgaaaaatccgtataatTAAATATGAATGATCTAATAACTAAcaaccaaaaagaaaaatgCAACTAGGATAAGGGTAAGAGTAATTGGTTTGAGCAGTGTTCCCTGATTCGCTAGTATGAGACTGGATACGGGTACGCAATTCGCTACCTAATTTGCTAAATTAGACAAAAAATGTACCattttcatgttgtaattcgcTTTTTCGGAAAGCAGTTTGTGGGTTGATTAGAGAATTAGGTAACACTGGGCCAAAGCAAAAGAAAGTGATGGAGCATGTAGTGTTCTCCATTTTCTTTTCTCATTTCTATGGTGACTTTCAACTTGGAGTGTTTTGATGAGTATGTTGCATTAGAGACATGAAAACTGGAAAATAAGGTTTAACTACTACATAAAAGCAATTGACCAATTGCTAGTAGGAAGACCCTAAACTCAAGAATGCACAATTCTCAAAACCGAAACAGATATACCTTGCACAACTTCGGATGTTGTGGTCTGAGAAGAAGTCAAGCCACTCTTCAAAAGACCACCAATCTCCTTCATATATTGAGCGCCAACATTCACATATGCCAAACTCTTGCTTGACAGAGAACCATTTTTTGGTATATTACGTACTGCTTGTATTTTTTGTAGAGCTTCCCATTTCAATGCGAGCTTTGATTTCACATTAGAGACATGACACTGAATTTTTTCAAGGTCCATCTTGTGCATCTGCGGGAAAACACAGCCAGAAGGTGGATCCAAAGCCATCTTCACCTTTCTCACTGCAGAAGATAAGTAGCTTGCAACCTATAAGATAATGAAGAAATAGGATTGCAATTATATAATACCAAAAATGTATATGTACCTTGAACTTTGATTTTTCCTATTGTTTTCTTTGGTTTAGGAGCAGTTGCTCCACTAACTAGCTCAGAAGCTCTTCTTGACATTATCTCCTCCTCTGACTGAAGAAGTACATTCCGCAAACTAGCCAGATGAAAGTCGGTATATCAGTGGGGAGGGTGGgggaaaaagtgaaaaacttCAGAGAATGAATAGAACTTTAAGAAGTTATTTCATACATCGCACATCAAAGAAGACAAAGCAGTAGTGATAATACAGCCAAACCAATCTATGACATAAAGAGGCATCTTATCGGCATACCTAAAAGAATGCAGTTACCAGTAAAACAATGCCCACTCTCCATAAGGATGTACTCATCATGAAGAGTGTGCTTCCTTATTTAGCTTATTGTTAAGGGTTTGAAGACAAGCAGAAGCGCTATGAAACTCATATAGGTAATGCAAACATCAAATTGTTTCAGATACTGATGAATAATTAATGATACTCATTAAGCCTGGAAACCTCCCCGGACCACTTCAAGAAACTAACTCTAACACAATACAAGTATGAGAGAAGATGAACTCACCTAAAGGCATCTCTTAGTACTGCACATTCATTATTCAAGAAAAATGAAGCTTCTTTACAACCCTTGTCCCATGAGTTGAGACACAATCGTACACAGGCATCATAGGTAACCACGCCATTCCAAGGACTGAGGCCACTGATTCCAGTTAAAAGCATTGATATGTTAATATAGTATACAGTCATGTTTAAGCAGTCAGGCAGATATTCAACTCAGTGAAATACAGATATATATTCATTACCACACCTAGCGTGAAAATTGGGTATACGAGCTGGCAAAGAACCAGAAGATCTTTCCTCCATATCAAGAGAACCCCTGAGAAGTATGAGGAGAAAATTTATCAGTCAGCATTCATATCCTCGCATTAAAATGATACCATAGGCTTCAGCGCACAATACATACTTGAAGGTTGAGTATGAATGGCCTCTAGAAGAAAGAATTTCCGGGGAATCACAGTGGATACTTCTAACGTCAGGCTTATCAGGTCTACATGAATAATCCTTAGGAAACCGATCAGTTTTCTGCTCAGACAGCAGAACAAATAGTTTCAGCATCACATTAATATGCAGTCCTCTGACGTTAAATCCAACAGTGAAATGGATAGGTTGTAAAAGACAACGGCAGAAACTTCAAATATCATGTTTACCCAAAAACCACCCCTAAGCCCACCACTTAATGCAAGCATGGAATAAAAAAACTGT
This genomic stretch from Spinacia oleracea cultivar Varoflay chromosome 3, BTI_SOV_V1, whole genome shotgun sequence harbors:
- the LOC110795290 gene encoding uncharacterized protein isoform X1, which codes for MGGFKNDGLKWVTKESEFRKMNVIRPLGSVSKAKPVIVSSRKCGYGSDMDLETDSDEEIYVGHSSIESSPMDEKFRNGVEQKRTGFVGDKKTDRFPKDYSCRPDKPDVRSIHCDSPEILSSRGHSYSTFKGSLDMEERSSGSLPARIPNFHASGLSPWNGVVTYDACVRLCLNSWDKGCKEASFFLNNECAVLRDAFSLRNVLLQSEEEIMSRRASELVSGATAPKPKKTIGKIKVQVRKVKMALDPPSGCVFPQMHKMDLEKIQCHVSNVKSKLALKWEALQKIQAVRNIPKNGSLSSKSLAYVNVGAQYMKEIGGLLKSGLTSSQTTTSEVVQETYFCLVRLKSSSDKDAVRMQPGSGETHIFFPDSLSDDLNIMVLDSRGNHCGCVVAQVASVVDADNDKSRWWPIYHEPDHEPIGKVQLCINYSTSQDDNSHLKCGIVAETVAYDLVLETAMKAQNFQQRNLLLHSQWKWLVTEFASFYGVSDAYTKLRYLSYVMDVATPTADCLLLIHDLLSPVIAKENTLSHQEKRILGVLSDKIEDVLALVFKNYKSLDETSLSGLASVSTTATGVVAPAIAPAIKLYGLQHDMLSPEARLKFCKFFQVASKIRSRRHLGEIDEFVFSNEAAKMDNVASTSAYQKMKSLCLIVKNEVRTDIEINNQNILPSFLDLPNLTSSIYSAELSTRLCTFLKACPPAGPLPPVTELVITVADFERDLALWNINTVKGGVNAKELFGSYISNWIKEKHVALLDFCKTSMMKCSDHKAQQLTCPSIDEIYDQLRQTLNEYEIIVHRWPEYAAVLESVMADVQNAVVEALEKQYADVLSPLKDNLTNLGLKYVQKFAKRSDSFYTAPAELGVVLNSMRRMLDVLLPKVEVQLKSWSTCIDDAGSAVPGERLTEVTIMLRTKFRNYIQAVLEKLVENTRLQSSTKWKKIIQDFEETSAESDVQNRVQPLQDLVIKTIENLHSILENSVFLAVCRGFWDKMGQEVLNCLENNKENRSWYKGLRIALQVLDETFTSRMQQLLNYRVPDSDLEPPRCILEAHSMLQ
- the LOC110795290 gene encoding uncharacterized protein isoform X2; the protein is MGGFKNDGLKWVTKKTDRFPKDYSCRPDKPDVRSIHCDSPEILSSRGHSYSTFKGSLDMEERSSGSLPARIPNFHASGLSPWNGVVTYDACVRLCLNSWDKGCKEASFFLNNECAVLRDAFSLRNVLLQSEEEIMSRRASELVSGATAPKPKKTIGKIKVQVRKVKMALDPPSGCVFPQMHKMDLEKIQCHVSNVKSKLALKWEALQKIQAVRNIPKNGSLSSKSLAYVNVGAQYMKEIGGLLKSGLTSSQTTTSEVVQETYFCLVRLKSSSDKDAVRMQPGSGETHIFFPDSLSDDLNIMVLDSRGNHCGCVVAQVASVVDADNDKSRWWPIYHEPDHEPIGKVQLCINYSTSQDDNSHLKCGIVAETVAYDLVLETAMKAQNFQQRNLLLHSQWKWLVTEFASFYGVSDAYTKLRYLSYVMDVATPTADCLLLIHDLLSPVIAKENTLSHQEKRILGVLSDKIEDVLALVFKNYKSLDETSLSGLASVSTTATGVVAPAIAPAIKLYGLQHDMLSPEARLKFCKFFQVASKIRSRRHLGEIDEFVFSNEAAKMDNVASTSAYQKMKSLCLIVKNEVRTDIEINNQNILPSFLDLPNLTSSIYSAELSTRLCTFLKACPPAGPLPPVTELVITVADFERDLALWNINTVKGGVNAKELFGSYISNWIKEKHVALLDFCKTSMMKCSDHKAQQLTCPSIDEIYDQLRQTLNEYEIIVHRWPEYAAVLESVMADVQNAVVEALEKQYADVLSPLKDNLTNLGLKYVQKFAKRSDSFYTAPAELGVVLNSMRRMLDVLLPKVEVQLKSWSTCIDDAGSAVPGERLTEVTIMLRTKFRNYIQAVLEKLVENTRLQSSTKWKKIIQDFEETSAESDVQNRVQPLQDLVIKTIENLHSILENSVFLAVCRGFWDKMGQEVLNCLENNKENRSWYKGLRIALQVLDETFTSRMQQLLNYRVPDSDLEPPRCILEAHSMLQ
- the LOC110795290 gene encoding uncharacterized protein isoform X3, whose protein sequence is MEERSSGSLPARIPNFHASGLSPWNGVVTYDACVRLCLNSWDKGCKEASFFLNNECAVLRDAFSLRNVLLQSEEEIMSRRASELVSGATAPKPKKTIGKIKVQVRKVKMALDPPSGCVFPQMHKMDLEKIQCHVSNVKSKLALKWEALQKIQAVRNIPKNGSLSSKSLAYVNVGAQYMKEIGGLLKSGLTSSQTTTSEVVQETYFCLVRLKSSSDKDAVRMQPGSGETHIFFPDSLSDDLNIMVLDSRGNHCGCVVAQVASVVDADNDKSRWWPIYHEPDHEPIGKVQLCINYSTSQDDNSHLKCGIVAETVAYDLVLETAMKAQNFQQRNLLLHSQWKWLVTEFASFYGVSDAYTKLRYLSYVMDVATPTADCLLLIHDLLSPVIAKENTLSHQEKRILGVLSDKIEDVLALVFKNYKSLDETSLSGLASVSTTATGVVAPAIAPAIKLYGLQHDMLSPEARLKFCKFFQVASKIRSRRHLGEIDEFVFSNEAAKMDNVASTSAYQKMKSLCLIVKNEVRTDIEINNQNILPSFLDLPNLTSSIYSAELSTRLCTFLKACPPAGPLPPVTELVITVADFERDLALWNINTVKGGVNAKELFGSYISNWIKEKHVALLDFCKTSMMKCSDHKAQQLTCPSIDEIYDQLRQTLNEYEIIVHRWPEYAAVLESVMADVQNAVVEALEKQYADVLSPLKDNLTNLGLKYVQKFAKRSDSFYTAPAELGVVLNSMRRMLDVLLPKVEVQLKSWSTCIDDAGSAVPGERLTEVTIMLRTKFRNYIQAVLEKLVENTRLQSSTKWKKIIQDFEETSAESDVQNRVQPLQDLVIKTIENLHSILENSVFLAVCRGFWDKMGQEVLNCLENNKENRSWYKGLRIALQVLDETFTSRMQQLLNYRVPDSDLEPPRCILEAHSMLQ